Below is a window of Alkalidesulfovibrio alkalitolerans DSM 16529 DNA.
GTCGTCCGCCTCACGCTGCTGCTGACGATCTTCGGCGTGGTCCTCTCGACCCTGCACCAGTCGTCGCTCGGCGCTCTCTTCCTCATAGCGCCGTCAAAGCTGCATCCCCTCTGGTACTCCTCGTATCTGCCCCTGTTCTTCTTCGTCTCGAGCATGTTCGCGGGCATGTCCATGGTCATATTCGAGAGCACGCTCTCGCACCGGCACTTCCATCACAAGATGGACAAGGATCATCTCGACTCCTCGGACCTGGTCGCGTTCGGCTTCTCCAAGGCCGCCTGCGTGATCATGTGCGGCTATCTGGCGCTGAAGCTCTTCGGCTTGGCCATGGACGGCAACTGGCACTACCTCGGTACTGGCTGGGGATCCTGGTTCCTGTTCGAACTGCTCGGCTTCGTGGCGCTTCCCGCGCTGCTCTACGCCATCGGCGCCCGCGAGCGGAACTTGATCATTATCCGCTGGGCCGCCGTTCTCGGTGTGCTGGGCATCGTGCTCAACCGCTTCAACGTGAGCTTGGTGGCCTTCAACTACCACCTGCCTTCCTCGGACAGGTATTTCCCGCACTGGATGGAGATCGTCATCTCGCTCTTCATCGTTACCGTGGGCGTGTTTGTCTTCAGATTCGTGGTCACCAGGATGCCCATCTTCCATGAGCACCCCGAATACAAGGAATCCCACCACTAGCGGTGGGGGAGGTTCACCATGTTCTATACGCTGCACGACTTCATGCTCCACAGCAAGGGACTGACTTACGTCCTCATGGGGCTCGTCCTGGTCGCCATGGTCGGCGTGTGGGTATTCCTTCTCGACAGAAGCGAGGAAGACCACGAACGCTTCAACATCAAGCACGGCGGTCACGACGACTAGCCTGGGGGAGAATCGGATATGTACAGCTTTCTTACCGGCCCCATGCTTTGGATCGCCTTCCTGGTGTTCTTCGTCGGCCTTGGCGTCCGTGTCGTGCTCTACGTGCGCGGTCTGAGCTGGCAGCTCGATCGCGTGGCTTACGGGCACTTCCGAGGCCAAGGCTTCTTGTGGGCGCTTAAGTCGATCCTTTTCTGGCTGATACCTTACAAGCCCAAGTGCTGGCAGAAGAATCCTGTCTTTTCGGCGATGTTCTTCCTGTTCCACATCGGCTTGGTTTTCGTGCCCATCTTCCTTTATGCGCACGTTATGCTCATCGAGCGCGCCTGGGGCGTTTCCTGGCCCACGCTGCCGACCGCCGTCGCGGATGCGTTGGTCGTGATGGCCATCATAGCGGGCGTTTTTCTGGCCATCCGCCGGATCGCCCTGCCTGAGGTGCGAATTCTGACCACCCCGCACGACTGGTTCATTCTCATCCTGAGCCTGTCCGTGCTCGCCACCGGATTCCTTTCCGCCACGCAGCAGACGAGCGGGGATGGATGGCTCCTGGCCCATGTGGCCCTGGCCGAGGCCCT
It encodes the following:
- the hmcC gene encoding sulfate respiration complex protein HmcC; translation: MSHPEQTKSGLTPFTVVGGFILLLGLVVTVLRFTGGLGAVTNLDDNNPWGVWIAFDLLCGVALAAGGYTTSAACYIFGLKRYHGAVRPAILTAFLGYALVVFALHYDVGQPWRLPYPIFVSQGTTSLLFEVGLCVFLYLTVLFIEFSPAALEWLGRKKVRDLVVRLTLLLTIFGVVLSTLHQSSLGALFLIAPSKLHPLWYSSYLPLFFFVSSMFAGMSMVIFESTLSHRHFHHKMDKDHLDSSDLVAFGFSKAACVIMCGYLALKLFGLAMDGNWHYLGTGWGSWFLFELLGFVALPALLYAIGARERNLIIIRWAAVLGVLGIVLNRFNVSLVAFNYHLPSSDRYFPHWMEIVISLFIVTVGVFVFRFVVTRMPIFHEHPEYKESHH
- the hmcD gene encoding sulfate respiration complex protein HmcD — its product is MFYTLHDFMLHSKGLTYVLMGLVLVAMVGVWVFLLDRSEEDHERFNIKHGGHDD
- the hmcE gene encoding sulfate respiration complex protein HmcE, with protein sequence MYSFLTGPMLWIAFLVFFVGLGVRVVLYVRGLSWQLDRVAYGHFRGQGFLWALKSILFWLIPYKPKCWQKNPVFSAMFFLFHIGLVFVPIFLYAHVMLIERAWGVSWPTLPTAVADALVVMAIIAGVFLAIRRIALPEVRILTTPHDWFILILSLSVLATGFLSATQQTSGDGWLLAHVALAEALLIAAPFTKLSHIALFFCTRAQIGMDFGIKRGGMKGRGIVW